In Streptomyces sp. NBC_01439, the following are encoded in one genomic region:
- a CDS encoding LysR family transcriptional regulator, translating to MQLELRHLQAVCRIAEAGSLGGAARRLGVSQPALSAQLRRIERVTGGELFVRGRSGVEPTALGQFVLAKARRVLSEMDDLGAEARAISTGGPLRLGCIMLVLLDGLLAQTDLSMSGREIAVDLEDSVTVLARMLGAGRYDAIVYGEVNDHEVPLPEGTLARTLIPKEPFCIRVSAAHPLAVLDRIELADLAGESWMTLVEDDDGGPEALVTACAKAGFSPSLRYRITDRKMQHDLIAAGRAVALSQPTAPSGEGTVMRPLVGTPIIGRIRLAWSRAALSAGQAELLYRAAARAYLANVDNNPFHKVWWDAHPEVHPVLD from the coding sequence ATGCAGCTGGAGTTGAGGCATCTGCAAGCCGTTTGCCGGATAGCGGAGGCGGGCAGTCTGGGGGGCGCGGCGCGGCGGCTCGGAGTGTCCCAGCCCGCACTCTCCGCCCAGTTGCGCCGCATCGAACGGGTCACCGGGGGCGAGCTCTTCGTACGGGGCCGCAGCGGGGTGGAACCCACGGCACTGGGCCAGTTCGTGCTGGCCAAGGCGCGTCGGGTGCTCAGCGAGATGGACGATCTGGGGGCGGAGGCGCGCGCCATATCGACCGGTGGCCCGCTGCGGCTGGGCTGCATCATGCTCGTGCTGCTCGACGGCCTCCTCGCCCAGACCGACCTGTCCATGTCAGGCCGGGAGATAGCCGTGGACCTGGAGGATTCGGTCACCGTGCTGGCGCGGATGCTCGGCGCAGGACGCTACGACGCCATCGTGTACGGGGAGGTCAACGACCACGAGGTGCCGCTCCCGGAGGGAACCCTGGCCAGGACGCTGATCCCGAAGGAGCCGTTCTGCATCCGGGTGTCCGCCGCGCACCCCCTCGCGGTCCTGGACCGCATCGAACTGGCCGACCTGGCCGGGGAGTCGTGGATGACACTGGTCGAGGACGACGACGGCGGCCCCGAGGCGCTCGTCACCGCCTGCGCGAAGGCCGGATTCAGCCCCTCACTGCGCTACCGGATCACCGACCGCAAGATGCAGCACGACCTGATCGCCGCGGGACGCGCGGTCGCGCTCAGCCAGCCGACGGCCCCGTCGGGGGAGGGCACGGTGATGCGCCCGCTCGTCGGCACCCCCATCATCGGCCGCATCCGCCTCGCGTGGAGCCGTGCGGCGCTCTCGGCCGGGCAGGCGGAACTGCTCTACCGGGCCGCGGCCCGCGCCTACCTGGCCAATGTGGACAACAACCCCTTCCACAAGGTGTGGTGGGACGCCCACCCGGAGGTGCATCCGGTGCTCGACTGA
- a CDS encoding class I SAM-dependent methyltransferase — protein sequence MTEASDAAQADRTLKARHRAMWALGDYQSVASHVIPDLGAVLVKECGVQRGDRVLDIAAGSGNAAIPAALAGADVVASDLTPELLEIGRHLAAVRGATLEWREADAEHLPFADGEFDVVMSCVGIMFAPHHRPAAEEMLRVCRSGGTVGLINWTPQGFVGRMFATMKPYAPPPPPGAEPPPLWGEEEHVHELLGDAVTDVDSRRRTVRVDRFTGPTDFREFFKACYGPTVAVYRAVAGEPERVAELDAALDALAAEHTVDGVMEWEYLLLTAHRRS from the coding sequence ATGACCGAGGCGAGCGATGCGGCCCAGGCGGACCGCACTCTGAAGGCCCGACACCGCGCGATGTGGGCGCTGGGCGACTACCAGTCGGTGGCGTCCCACGTCATCCCGGATCTCGGGGCCGTGCTCGTGAAGGAGTGCGGCGTCCAGCGCGGCGACCGGGTGCTCGACATCGCGGCGGGCTCGGGCAACGCCGCCATCCCGGCCGCCTTGGCCGGGGCCGACGTGGTGGCCTCCGACCTCACTCCCGAACTCCTGGAGATCGGCCGGCACCTGGCCGCCGTGCGCGGGGCCACGCTGGAGTGGCGGGAGGCGGACGCGGAGCACCTGCCGTTCGCCGACGGCGAGTTCGACGTCGTGATGTCCTGCGTCGGCATCATGTTCGCCCCGCACCACCGGCCCGCCGCCGAGGAGATGCTGCGCGTCTGCCGCTCCGGCGGCACGGTCGGGCTGATCAACTGGACCCCGCAGGGCTTCGTGGGCCGGATGTTCGCCACGATGAAGCCGTACGCTCCCCCGCCGCCGCCCGGGGCCGAGCCGCCCCCGCTGTGGGGGGAGGAGGAACACGTGCACGAGCTGCTCGGCGACGCGGTCACCGACGTGGACTCCCGCCGGCGGACGGTGCGCGTGGACCGTTTCACGGGGCCCACGGACTTCCGGGAGTTCTTCAAGGCCTGCTACGGGCCCACCGTCGCCGTCTACCGCGCCGTCGCAGGTGAACCGGAGCGGGTCGCCGAGCTGGACGCGGCGCTCGACGCCCTCGCCGCCGAGCACACGGTGGACGGGGTCATGGAGTGGGAGTACCTGCTTCTGACGGCCCACCGCCGGAGCTGA
- a CDS encoding response regulator transcription factor has translation MTADSVAGTVRVLVVDDQELVREGIASLLGIQPGITVIGAVPDGRQAVEAAVAHHPDVVLMDIRMPVMDGVTAVAELADRAPDCKVIMLTTFDDDEYVGRALGAGAIGYLLKNLPSAELAAAVRLAHAGVAQLDAAVARRLAAGASRPVPPPPAPAPALSALTERETDVLRLIATGSTNREIAGHLFLSEGTVKNHISRVLSRLGLRDRTHAAIYARDHGLL, from the coding sequence ATGACGGCGGATTCCGTCGCCGGCACGGTGCGCGTGCTGGTCGTGGACGACCAGGAGCTCGTTCGCGAGGGCATCGCCTCGCTCCTCGGGATCCAGCCCGGCATCACCGTGATCGGGGCCGTGCCGGACGGCCGGCAGGCGGTCGAGGCGGCCGTGGCCCACCACCCGGACGTGGTCCTCATGGACATCAGGATGCCCGTCATGGACGGGGTGACCGCCGTCGCCGAACTGGCCGACCGGGCCCCCGACTGCAAGGTGATCATGCTGACGACCTTCGACGACGACGAGTACGTCGGCCGGGCCCTGGGGGCGGGCGCCATCGGCTACCTCCTGAAGAACCTGCCCTCGGCCGAACTGGCCGCCGCGGTACGCCTGGCACACGCGGGCGTGGCCCAGCTCGACGCCGCGGTGGCCCGCAGGCTCGCGGCCGGAGCCTCCCGCCCGGTGCCCCCGCCCCCGGCCCCCGCCCCCGCCCTCTCGGCGCTCACCGAGCGCGAGACCGATGTACTGCGGCTGATCGCCACCGGCTCCACCAACCGCGAGATCGCGGGCCACCTCTTCCTCAGCGAGGGCACGGTCAAGAACCACATCTCCCGCGTCCTGTCCCGTTTGGGCCTGCGCGACCGGACGCACGCCGCCATCTACGCCCGCGACCACGGCCTGCTCTAG
- a CDS encoding SigE family RNA polymerase sigma factor — translation MTIEEFEEFYAQAAGRLTGQLYVMLGDHHEAQDVVQEAFVRGWSRRRQLDRDGRPEAWIRTVAWRLAVSRWRGRRRTADAWQRTAPAAHVDGPGPEAVALVEALRQLPLKQRRTMALHYVCDLSVEQIAAETSLSTSTVKTHLSRGRVALSRHLQDPRIEEAPDA, via the coding sequence TTGACCATCGAGGAGTTCGAGGAGTTCTACGCGCAAGCGGCAGGACGGCTCACAGGACAGCTCTACGTGATGCTCGGCGACCACCACGAGGCACAGGACGTGGTGCAGGAAGCCTTCGTCAGAGGGTGGAGCCGCCGGCGTCAGCTGGACCGCGACGGCCGGCCCGAGGCGTGGATCCGCACTGTCGCGTGGCGACTCGCCGTCAGCCGCTGGCGCGGGCGGCGGCGCACCGCCGACGCCTGGCAGCGCACCGCCCCCGCCGCTCATGTGGACGGACCGGGGCCGGAGGCGGTGGCGCTGGTCGAGGCGCTGCGGCAACTGCCCCTGAAACAGCGCCGGACCATGGCGCTGCACTACGTGTGCGACCTGAGCGTCGAGCAGATCGCCGCCGAGACCTCGCTGTCCACCAGCACGGTCAAGACCCACCTGTCCCGGGGCAGGGTCGCGCTCTCCCGTCATCTGCAGGACCCCCGCATTGAGGAGGCTCCCGATGCCTGA
- a CDS encoding mannosyltransferase family protein, with protein sequence MSVSAPRRPAELPGSPTAWPPVRETDRRLRLLRRARPAFLRLGPGEREVVWLYLLTRVGIWATAGAVSWLFPADGQARRPASVFSPWQQWDWWFYLHIAQDGYFPGQAGPWTAGWDNREAFLPGFPLTLRVVHTVVPDWAAAGVLISFLSGGVAVLALARIARHHLADLETGRRAVAFLLLSPCAVFLAAGYTEALFLALALPAWLAAQRQNWPAAAALACLACSVRVTGLFLAAALALHFVLTARGRTAWRSAPWLLLPALAPALYSWYLHSWTGDWMAWKHSQERGWYRDFHAPWEAWANTWEAAFHHVQPTGYAFMWQAELLAMVVGVVLLALLVRGRRWPEALYIGLTLWALGTSYWYTSVPRSTLLWWPLWIGLASWSLKRPRIQTAYLYVVTPLSTVVAITFLTGRWAG encoded by the coding sequence ATGTCCGTTTCCGCCCCCCGTCGGCCGGCCGAGCTGCCCGGCTCGCCCACCGCCTGGCCCCCCGTACGCGAGACCGATCGCCGCCTCCGTCTCCTGCGCCGCGCCCGTCCTGCGTTCCTGCGGCTCGGCCCGGGTGAACGCGAGGTGGTGTGGCTGTACCTGCTGACCCGCGTCGGCATCTGGGCCACCGCGGGTGCCGTCAGCTGGCTGTTCCCGGCCGACGGCCAGGCCCGGCGGCCCGCCTCGGTCTTCTCGCCCTGGCAGCAATGGGACTGGTGGTTCTACCTCCACATAGCCCAGGACGGCTACTTCCCCGGCCAGGCGGGACCCTGGACGGCCGGCTGGGACAACCGGGAGGCCTTCCTGCCCGGTTTCCCCCTCACCCTGCGCGTCGTCCACACCGTGGTCCCCGACTGGGCCGCTGCCGGGGTACTGATCTCGTTCCTCTCGGGAGGCGTCGCCGTCCTGGCCCTCGCCCGGATCGCCCGCCATCACCTGGCCGACCTCGAAACGGGCCGCCGTGCGGTGGCCTTCCTGCTGCTCTCGCCGTGCGCCGTGTTCCTGGCCGCGGGTTACACCGAGGCGCTCTTCCTCGCCCTGGCCCTGCCCGCCTGGCTGGCGGCGCAGCGCCAGAACTGGCCCGCGGCCGCGGCACTGGCCTGCCTCGCCTGCTCGGTCCGCGTCACGGGCCTGTTCCTCGCGGCCGCCCTCGCCCTGCACTTCGTCCTCACCGCCCGCGGCCGTACCGCCTGGCGCTCGGCCCCGTGGCTCCTCCTGCCGGCCCTCGCCCCGGCCCTCTACAGCTGGTACCTGCACAGCTGGACCGGGGACTGGATGGCCTGGAAGCACTCCCAGGAGCGCGGCTGGTACCGGGACTTCCACGCACCGTGGGAGGCCTGGGCGAACACCTGGGAGGCCGCCTTCCACCACGTCCAGCCCACCGGGTACGCGTTCATGTGGCAGGCCGAACTCCTCGCGATGGTGGTCGGCGTCGTGCTCCTGGCCCTGCTGGTGCGGGGCCGCCGCTGGCCCGAGGCCCTGTACATCGGCCTCACCCTGTGGGCCCTGGGCACCTCCTACTGGTACACGTCCGTGCCCCGCTCCACCCTCCTGTGGTGGCCGCTGTGGATCGGCCTGGCCTCGTGGAGCCTGAAGCGCCCCCGGATCCAGACCGCCTACCTCTACGTCGTGACTCCCCTCTCCACCGTGGTCGCCATCACCTTCCTGACGGGCCGCTGGGCCGGCTAG
- a CDS encoding antitoxin MazE7 codes for MADTTTVEVDTDVHDRLTALAAGRGLSLRAYLAELATAQENEAALARAARAFERALERPGFREGFARDFGRLASRD; via the coding sequence ATGGCCGACACCACCACCGTCGAGGTCGACACCGATGTGCACGACCGCCTCACCGCACTCGCCGCGGGCCGCGGACTGAGCCTGCGCGCGTACCTCGCCGAACTCGCCACCGCCCAGGAGAACGAGGCCGCACTCGCCCGTGCCGCGCGCGCCTTCGAGCGGGCTCTGGAACGGCCCGGCTTCCGCGAAGGCTTCGCCCGCGACTTCGGCCGCCTGGCGTCGCGCGACTGA
- a CDS encoding barstar family protein, whose product MHTVPWVHVVPEQGALPVDLLLPETGRTYAVRLDGREMRDTDAVFLQFYDRLKLPDYFGWNWNALLDCLRDLHRLLPADRYVFIVEAADEVLPDDADARQLLFRTLLRAGRRWSFTRRSDGVDLSRLVIVMSCAAASVTDLREQLRLCWDETVASPPRIVEGAP is encoded by the coding sequence GTGCACACCGTGCCCTGGGTGCACGTCGTACCGGAACAAGGCGCGCTACCTGTCGATCTGTTGCTGCCCGAGACCGGCAGGACGTACGCGGTGCGCCTCGACGGTCGTGAGATGCGGGACACGGACGCGGTCTTCCTGCAGTTCTACGACCGACTGAAGCTGCCGGACTACTTCGGGTGGAACTGGAACGCCCTCCTCGACTGCCTGCGCGATCTGCACCGGCTACTGCCCGCGGACCGCTACGTGTTCATCGTCGAGGCTGCGGACGAGGTGCTGCCGGACGATGCCGACGCACGGCAATTGCTCTTCAGGACGCTTCTGCGGGCGGGCCGGCGATGGTCCTTCACACGGCGGTCCGACGGCGTCGACCTGAGCAGGCTCGTGATCGTGATGTCCTGTGCGGCAGCATCCGTTACGGACCTGCGGGAGCAATTGCGCCTGTGCTGGGACGAGACGGTCGCGTCGCCACCGCGCATCGTGGAAGGGGCTCCGTGA
- a CDS encoding serine hydrolase domain-containing protein yields MTGVSTAHPGRARTALLCATALLGTALPAGGAWAATGAGAATTSCVASTEPSGGEAKQILDIARAAQKELDLNAVVLRVTRDGREIVTGALGESMTGVPATADMHFRAGSVAIVYMGIAMLQLVEDGKAGLDDPVSRWLPDAPHADEITLRMLGASTSGLRDYVPDPKFLAALYADPFRQWTPDELVGISAAHPLLYEPGTSWSYSHANFVLLGQALEKISGMPLAKVMEQQITGPAGLDNTRNSFTPQIEEPVLHSFDAERGKYEESTYWNPSWTTAPGAVLNTHICDLARSAEVVGTGELLSPQSFKVQLDPGTVGLGGNTPGCAPKDCFRQLPARHFGYGVIVQNGWIQSNPSFAGYAAIQAYLPSERLAIAVSTTVGPKSPENNTAQTIAGRIAAVLAPENSLAG; encoded by the coding sequence GTGACCGGAGTGAGCACCGCGCACCCGGGCCGGGCCCGGACGGCGCTGCTGTGCGCCACCGCCCTGCTCGGCACGGCCTTGCCGGCCGGTGGCGCGTGGGCGGCGACCGGGGCGGGGGCCGCGACCACGTCGTGCGTGGCGTCCACCGAGCCCTCGGGGGGCGAGGCGAAGCAGATCCTGGACATCGCCAGGGCCGCGCAGAAGGAGCTGGACCTGAACGCGGTCGTCCTGCGGGTCACGCGCGACGGGCGGGAGATCGTCACCGGAGCCCTCGGCGAGTCGATGACGGGGGTCCCGGCCACGGCGGACATGCACTTCCGGGCCGGTTCGGTGGCCATCGTCTACATGGGCATCGCCATGCTGCAACTCGTCGAGGACGGCAAGGCCGGCCTCGACGACCCGGTCTCGCGCTGGCTCCCGGACGCGCCGCACGCCGACGAGATCACCTTGCGCATGCTCGGCGCCTCCACCTCGGGCCTGCGCGACTACGTGCCGGACCCGAAGTTCCTCGCGGCCCTGTACGCCGATCCGTTCCGCCAGTGGACCCCCGACGAACTCGTGGGCATCTCCGCCGCCCACCCGCTGCTCTACGAGCCGGGGACGAGCTGGAGCTACTCCCACGCGAACTTCGTGCTCCTCGGGCAGGCCCTGGAGAAGATCTCCGGCATGCCGCTGGCCAAGGTGATGGAGCAGCAGATCACCGGGCCCGCCGGGCTAGACAACACCCGCAACAGCTTCACGCCCCAGATCGAGGAGCCCGTCCTGCACTCGTTCGACGCGGAGCGCGGCAAGTACGAGGAGTCCACCTACTGGAACCCTTCCTGGACCACCGCCCCCGGCGCGGTCCTGAACACACACATCTGCGACCTGGCCCGCTCGGCCGAGGTCGTGGGTACGGGTGAGCTCCTGTCGCCGCAGAGCTTCAAGGTCCAGCTGGACCCGGGCACGGTGGGCCTCGGCGGCAACACCCCCGGCTGCGCGCCCAAGGACTGCTTCCGCCAGCTTCCGGCCCGGCACTTCGGCTACGGCGTGATCGTCCAGAACGGCTGGATCCAGTCGAACCCGTCCTTCGCGGGTTACGCCGCGATCCAGGCGTACCTCCCGAGCGAGCGCCTGGCCATCGCGGTGTCCACCACGGTCGGTCCCAAGAGCCCCGAGAACAACACGGCGCAGACCATCGCCGGCCGGATCGCCGCCGTCCTGGCCCCCGAGAACTCCCTGGCGGGATAA
- a CDS encoding sensor histidine kinase, producing MTALPNPATGPARPLPWLPPLVHAVVLAGGLYGGVVAAGPADPRALGGFAVSLLLLAALDVAERRRHPQRTPVRPALALLVSRLALFAVASALDPTGVSRALFVLLPLTAYFAFGRRSGIALGVACLAVILAGNLLRVPEWYLRPDTVTDLLMSGLALLLAVTMATVAVREQEARLRLGETVDELRDSHAQLTAYAAQVAQLSTVRERNRLAREFHDGLGHHLTAIAIQLEKASAFRATDPETAERAVADARLSAVRALDDVRRSVRAMRDEDDGFLLSTALADLVHHVDAAPPVVTLSLSGDEHGHRSEALAALYRAAQEGLTNVRRHAGASQVRLSAVFGEDEARLVVADDGRGFPANPPPGQGGFGLLGMRERLAPLGGRVRVEAAPSRGTVLTVTVPRVPATVGRAGR from the coding sequence ATGACCGCGCTGCCGAACCCGGCCACCGGGCCCGCACGCCCGCTGCCGTGGCTGCCGCCCCTCGTCCACGCCGTCGTGCTGGCCGGCGGGCTCTACGGGGGTGTGGTGGCGGCCGGTCCCGCCGACCCGCGCGCCCTCGGCGGGTTCGCCGTGAGCCTGCTGCTCCTGGCGGCCCTCGACGTGGCCGAGCGGCGTCGCCACCCGCAGCGCACGCCCGTCCGCCCTGCCCTCGCACTGCTCGTGTCACGCCTCGCGCTGTTCGCCGTGGCGAGCGCCCTGGACCCGACGGGCGTTTCGCGGGCGCTGTTCGTACTGCTGCCGCTCACCGCCTACTTCGCCTTCGGCCGCCGCAGCGGTATCGCGCTGGGGGTGGCCTGCCTCGCGGTGATCCTTGCGGGGAACCTCCTGCGGGTCCCCGAGTGGTACCTGCGGCCCGACACGGTCACCGACCTGCTGATGTCCGGCCTCGCCCTGCTGCTCGCCGTCACGATGGCCACGGTCGCCGTACGGGAGCAAGAGGCCCGCCTGAGGCTCGGGGAAACCGTGGACGAACTGCGGGACTCCCATGCGCAACTGACCGCGTACGCCGCGCAGGTCGCCCAGCTCTCGACGGTGCGCGAACGCAACCGGCTGGCCCGGGAGTTCCACGACGGCCTCGGCCATCACCTCACGGCGATCGCCATCCAACTCGAGAAGGCGTCGGCCTTCCGGGCGACCGACCCGGAAACCGCCGAACGGGCCGTGGCCGATGCACGCCTCTCCGCGGTCCGCGCCCTCGACGACGTCCGCCGGTCGGTCCGGGCGATGCGCGACGAGGACGACGGGTTCTTGCTGTCCACCGCGCTGGCCGACCTCGTGCACCACGTGGACGCCGCACCGCCGGTGGTCACGCTCAGCCTCTCCGGGGACGAGCACGGCCACCGCTCCGAAGCCCTCGCCGCGCTGTACCGGGCGGCGCAGGAGGGACTCACCAACGTGCGGCGCCACGCGGGCGCGAGCCAGGTCCGGCTGTCAGCGGTCTTCGGCGAGGACGAGGCGCGCCTCGTGGTGGCCGACGACGGCCGCGGCTTCCCCGCCAACCCACCACCGGGCCAGGGCGGTTTCGGCCTGCTCGGCATGCGCGAACGCCTCGCCCCGCTCGGGGGCCGGGTCCGGGTCGAGGCGGCGCCGAGCCGCGGGACCGTGCTCACCGTAACGGTGCCCCGCGTCCCCGCAACGGTGGGGCGGGCCGGACGATGA
- a CDS encoding tannase/feruloyl esterase family alpha/beta hydrolase gives MRVVRPVAAVVAALLAAALVSTSTGASASGSGSAAPDSSKCTVRVPGAEYLIGACLADLTTPGTMASGHTDKNDWLGLEAPGAVAPSAVKGIQLDGYFPDSSTTNTNHGWNHDSQFVIRLPDHWNGGLVVAGPPGLREQYANDRLISDHVLAQGYAYAATDKGNTGERIYTDGKRPGDAMAEWNERVTELTVAARRTVSRHYGRMPANTFMAGASAGGYLVRWQLENHPELYTGGVELHGLLLTPDRPNILDTAPAALRAYPRAALGDPAALAEMYAAGYPAETRPMWEWHWRNLWDPLQRTMREEIDPGYDGDREAGIPLCAAGTQKGCDADYVYADRPDRVHRTVERLSLTGRIGRPLITVQGTLDALLPISRSGDVYAKMVEDSGRGDLHRYYRITGGTHADGLVQPFPQLVRPMSPCLRTAFDALTAWTGRGVAPPVSRTVPAAAPGTDTVNTCSL, from the coding sequence ATGAGAGTTGTCCGACCGGTCGCCGCCGTCGTCGCGGCGCTGTTGGCCGCGGCACTGGTCTCGACCTCGACCGGTGCGAGCGCGAGCGGGAGCGGGAGCGCGGCGCCCGATTCCTCGAAGTGCACGGTGCGCGTCCCCGGCGCCGAATACCTGATCGGTGCCTGCCTCGCCGATCTCACCACGCCCGGGACCATGGCCTCCGGGCACACCGACAAGAACGACTGGCTCGGACTGGAGGCGCCCGGCGCGGTCGCTCCGTCGGCGGTCAAGGGGATCCAGCTCGACGGCTACTTCCCCGACTCCTCCACCACCAACACCAACCACGGCTGGAACCACGACAGTCAGTTCGTGATCCGGCTCCCCGACCACTGGAACGGCGGTCTCGTCGTCGCGGGACCGCCCGGCCTGCGCGAGCAGTACGCCAACGACCGCCTGATCTCCGATCACGTGCTCGCCCAGGGGTACGCGTACGCGGCCACCGACAAGGGCAACACCGGCGAACGGATCTACACCGACGGCAAGCGCCCCGGTGACGCAATGGCCGAATGGAACGAGCGCGTCACCGAGTTGACCGTGGCCGCCCGGCGCACCGTGTCACGGCACTACGGCCGCATGCCCGCGAACACCTTCATGGCGGGCGCCTCCGCCGGCGGCTATCTGGTCCGGTGGCAGCTGGAGAACCACCCGGAGCTCTACACGGGCGGCGTCGAGCTGCACGGCCTGCTGCTCACCCCGGACAGACCCAACATCCTGGACACCGCCCCCGCCGCGCTGCGCGCCTATCCGCGCGCCGCCCTCGGCGACCCGGCCGCCCTTGCGGAGATGTACGCCGCCGGGTATCCCGCCGAGACCAGGCCGATGTGGGAATGGCACTGGCGCAACCTGTGGGACCCGCTCCAGCGGACCATGCGCGAGGAGATCGACCCGGGCTACGACGGCGACCGGGAGGCCGGGATCCCGCTCTGCGCGGCGGGGACGCAGAAGGGCTGCGACGCCGACTACGTCTACGCCGACCGGCCGGACCGGGTGCACAGGACGGTCGAGCGCCTGTCGCTGACCGGCAGGATCGGGCGGCCGCTGATCACCGTCCAGGGCACGCTCGACGCCCTCCTGCCGATCAGCAGGAGCGGTGACGTCTACGCGAAGATGGTCGAGGACTCCGGGCGCGGCGATCTGCACCGCTACTACCGGATCACCGGCGGGACCCACGCCGACGGCCTGGTCCAGCCCTTCCCTCAACTCGTCCGCCCGATGTCGCCGTGCCTGAGGACCGCCTTCGACGCGCTGACGGCCTGGACGGGGCGGGGTGTCGCCCCGCCGGTGAGCCGTACGGTGCCTGCGGCGGCGCCCGGGACGGACACGGTCAACACCTGCTCCCTGTGA
- a CDS encoding IS5 family transposase: MGGVITASEPSWIAPFTGLSPRAFGKLVTVLRREGADAVRKGRPWSLPLEDRALLVAAYWRTNLTMRQLAPLFGVSKSAADRIIDHLGPMLALQPRKRFAKDTVLIVDGTLVPTRDHAISAQSKNYRYSTNHQIVIDADTRLVVVVGRPLAGNRNDCKAWEESGVKAAVGETLTIADGGYPGTGLVMPHRRRKGEDLPDWKQAHNKSHKQVRARVEHVFARMKTWKILRDCRLKGDGVHHAMLGIARLHNLALAG; encoded by the coding sequence GTGGGTGGTGTGATCACGGCGTCGGAGCCGTCTTGGATAGCCCCGTTCACCGGGCTGAGCCCGCGTGCCTTCGGGAAGCTGGTGACGGTTCTGCGGCGGGAGGGGGCGGATGCGGTCCGCAAGGGCCGACCGTGGAGCCTTCCGCTGGAGGACCGGGCCCTGCTGGTGGCGGCGTACTGGCGGACGAACTTGACGATGCGCCAGCTCGCTCCTCTCTTCGGGGTCTCGAAGTCGGCGGCGGACCGGATCATCGACCACCTCGGGCCGATGCTCGCGCTGCAGCCCCGCAAGAGGTTCGCGAAGGACACTGTGCTGATCGTAGACGGCACCCTGGTGCCCACCCGCGACCACGCCATCTCGGCGCAGTCGAAGAACTACCGGTACTCCACGAACCACCAGATCGTCATCGACGCCGACACGCGCCTGGTCGTCGTGGTCGGCCGGCCGCTCGCGGGAAACCGCAACGACTGCAAGGCCTGGGAAGAGTCCGGCGTCAAAGCCGCCGTCGGCGAAACACTCACGATCGCCGACGGCGGCTATCCCGGCACCGGACTCGTCATGCCCCACCGCCGCCGGAAGGGCGAAGACCTGCCCGACTGGAAGCAGGCGCACAACAAGTCCCACAAGCAGGTCCGTGCCCGCGTCGAGCACGTCTTCGCCCGCATGAAGACCTGGAAGATCCTCCGTGACTGCCGTCTCAAAGGCGACGGCGTTCACCACGCCATGCTCGGCATCGCCCGCCTGCACAACCTCGCCCTCGCCGGATAG